One genomic segment of [Phormidium] sp. ETS-05 includes these proteins:
- a CDS encoding Npun_R2821/Npun_R2822 family protein: MDGICTLANDRVYDQLIALLNSIEANAGKHFPLCIYPYDDNTEKIAAAIKNRPQVQIYNNSESIQKWDEFARRVWDTHPTAKQRWQKIGSNGYHRFGTHRRYGAFDGPFDRFLYMDADTLLLLPPDAIFAQLESNDWVVYDFQYKDPTHVYEVSSPKLREIFPPERIEREIFCSGLYASKRDIFDETQREWLISRLKDGEAEILYPMAPDQTILNYMVMRSELSFANLARQLPPDSRTGNSVTSSHFTTDGGWCWIEAIL, from the coding sequence ATGGACGGAATTTGCACCCTGGCGAACGATCGCGTATATGACCAACTCATTGCCCTGCTCAACAGCATCGAAGCGAATGCAGGCAAACATTTTCCCTTGTGTATCTACCCCTACGATGACAACACGGAAAAAATCGCCGCCGCCATCAAAAACCGTCCCCAAGTTCAAATATATAATAACTCCGAATCAATCCAGAAATGGGATGAATTTGCCCGCCGCGTCTGGGATACCCACCCCACCGCGAAACAAAGATGGCAAAAAATTGGCAGCAACGGCTATCATCGATTCGGAACTCACCGCCGTTATGGCGCCTTTGATGGACCCTTTGACCGGTTCCTCTATATGGACGCCGATACCCTGCTGCTGCTTCCTCCAGATGCCATATTCGCTCAGCTAGAAAGTAACGACTGGGTGGTTTATGACTTCCAGTATAAAGACCCCACCCATGTTTATGAGGTATCATCCCCCAAACTCCGAGAAATCTTTCCCCCAGAACGCATAGAAAGGGAAATTTTCTGCTCTGGTTTATATGCTTCTAAGCGAGATATATTTGATGAAACCCAGCGGGAGTGGCTGATATCCAGACTAAAAGACGGAGAAGCCGAAATATTATATCCGATGGCTCCCGACCAAACTATACTTAATTATATGGTCATGCGTTCCGAGTTGAGTTTTGCAAATTTAGCTCGCCAATTGCCCCCAGATAGCCGCACTGGTAACAGTGTCACTTCCAGCCATTTTACTACTGATGGGGGATGGTGCTGGATCGAGGCAATCCTCTAA
- a CDS encoding Npun_R2821/Npun_R2822 family protein yields MTRGIYITANDKVTEQAITLLNSIRLYDPDTPIVLIPYDDNYHNIAQILTRDYGVEIYPDLAFIQRLSEKLHQIFGEKFFARPNQFRKQACWFGVFDEFLYLDTDLVVFEKIIDNLNYFADYDFLCCDYQHRGGITNVFSPKILQVFSEAEIQDIFNGGWWASKKGLISEADLYETFTECAAHPEYFDFSQKTSDQPIINYMILQRIKRRFNIVRRPGKAPGSWAGSNYFERSGDKLMDPKLGQTLQYLHWAGIRIEPGCPYWDIWEHYRYLREPKPANSGVVEVQKSPWQRLMEGMKRKLR; encoded by the coding sequence ATGACACGCGGGATTTATATTACAGCTAACGATAAAGTCACCGAACAGGCGATAACTCTGCTTAACAGCATTCGGTTGTATGACCCAGACACTCCGATCGTCCTGATTCCCTACGATGACAATTATCACAATATTGCCCAAATTTTGACTAGAGATTATGGTGTAGAAATTTACCCAGATTTAGCATTTATCCAGCGGCTATCGGAGAAACTGCATCAGATATTTGGCGAAAAATTCTTTGCTCGTCCTAATCAATTCAGAAAACAAGCCTGCTGGTTTGGCGTTTTCGATGAATTTCTCTATTTAGATACAGATCTAGTGGTTTTTGAGAAAATCATCGATAATCTCAACTATTTTGCCGATTACGATTTTCTCTGCTGTGATTATCAGCATCGCGGGGGGATTACTAACGTCTTTAGCCCGAAAATATTGCAAGTTTTTAGTGAAGCGGAAATTCAGGATATTTTTAATGGGGGTTGGTGGGCGTCGAAAAAAGGGTTAATTTCTGAAGCGGATTTATACGAGACGTTTACGGAATGCGCTGCCCATCCTGAATATTTCGATTTTAGCCAAAAAACTTCCGACCAGCCGATTATCAATTATATGATATTGCAGCGGATCAAGCGGCGGTTTAACATTGTCCGGCGTCCGGGAAAAGCTCCGGGAAGCTGGGCGGGGAGCAATTATTTTGAGCGGTCTGGGGATAAACTGATGGATCCGAAACTGGGGCAAACTTTGCAGTATCTCCATTGGGCGGGAATTCGGATAGAACCGGGTTGCCCTTATTGGGATATTTGGGAGCATTACCGCTATCTCCGGGAACCGAAACCGGCTAATTCTGGGGTGGTAGAAGTGCAAAAAAGTCCTTGGCAGCGGTTGATGGAGGGGATGAAAAGGAAATTGAGATGA
- the miaA gene encoding tRNA (adenosine(37)-N6)-dimethylallyltransferase MiaA, producing MLIVICGATATGKSGLALALAERLGTVIISADSRQVYRQLDIGTAKPTLQERQLVPHYLIDICEPTETLTLAQYQQQAQQLISSPSSVPKLLVGGTGLYIKSVVRGLKIPLVPPQPELRQQLAQLGQHQCYSILQHLDPTAASKIHPRDATRTLRALEVHYVTGIPISAQQGENPPNYPILQIGLDCVDTDTLRRRIQQRTEQMFAAGFVEEVAYLCDKYGQDLPLLDTLGYGEIKQYLRGEISLSAAKELTVLHSRQFAKRQNTWFRAYPEIKWFDADAPDLLEQVWSLVMT from the coding sequence ATGTTAATTGTAATTTGTGGGGCAACGGCAACGGGAAAGTCAGGACTGGCTCTGGCTTTGGCGGAGCGTTTGGGTACTGTCATCATCAGTGCGGACTCTCGTCAAGTTTACCGCCAGTTGGATATCGGTACGGCTAAACCGACGCTGCAGGAAAGACAGCTAGTACCGCATTACTTGATAGATATCTGTGAGCCGACGGAAACTCTGACTCTGGCACAATACCAGCAACAAGCCCAGCAGTTAATCTCCTCCCCGTCGTCAGTTCCCAAGTTGCTAGTAGGAGGGACCGGTTTATATATTAAATCAGTGGTACGGGGTTTGAAAATTCCCCTGGTGCCGCCGCAACCAGAATTGCGCCAGCAGCTTGCCCAACTCGGTCAGCATCAATGTTACAGTATTCTGCAACACCTCGACCCCACGGCGGCGAGTAAAATTCACCCTCGGGATGCCACTCGCACTCTCCGCGCCTTAGAGGTCCACTATGTCACCGGTATCCCCATCTCGGCGCAACAGGGAGAAAATCCCCCCAATTATCCGATTTTACAAATTGGCTTGGATTGTGTGGATACTGATACTCTCCGTCGTCGAATTCAGCAGCGCACGGAGCAAATGTTTGCGGCTGGTTTTGTGGAAGAGGTGGCCTATCTTTGCGATAAATACGGTCAGGATTTACCTTTGCTCGATACCCTGGGCTATGGCGAAATTAAGCAATATCTGCGGGGTGAAATCTCTCTGAGTGCAGCCAAAGAATTGACGGTTTTGCACAGTAGGCAATTTGCTAAGCGGCAGAACACTTGGTTTAGGGCTTATCCTGAAATCAAGTGGTTTGATGCTGATGCCCCGGATTTATTAGAGCAGGTTTGGTCTTTGGTCATGACATAA
- a CDS encoding Uma2 family endonuclease produces MNYTTNKSRITIPPPLENGDMLSRSEFERRYTAMPHLKKAELIAGIVYISSPVPFKTHAEPHANLIGWLGNYKIATPGVLLGDKPTVRLDVDNEPQPDAVLLIDREFGGQSYLSDDGYIGGAPEMVAEIAASSASIDLRDKKRVYRRNGVKEYIVWQVMEQRLDWFSWQNGEYISLTPDESGIIRSTVFPGLWLSVTALLAGDMLQVMATLQTGMASSEYQHFLEDLNNYPPY; encoded by the coding sequence ATGAATTATACCACTAATAAGAGTAGAATCACCATTCCTCCCCCCCTAGAAAATGGGGATATGCTTTCTCGATCCGAATTTGAGCGGCGCTATACAGCCATGCCCCACTTGAAAAAAGCTGAACTAATTGCAGGAATTGTTTATATATCTTCTCCCGTGCCGTTTAAAACCCACGCGGAACCCCATGCTAATTTAATCGGCTGGCTTGGTAACTATAAAATAGCAACGCCGGGGGTGCTTTTGGGGGATAAGCCTACGGTGCGCCTGGATGTGGATAACGAACCGCAACCCGATGCGGTTTTACTCATCGATCGGGAATTTGGGGGTCAAAGTTACCTCAGCGATGACGGTTATATCGGAGGCGCGCCAGAAATGGTTGCCGAAATTGCCGCGAGTAGTGCTTCGATCGACCTGCGCGACAAAAAACGAGTTTATCGCCGCAATGGGGTAAAAGAATATATCGTTTGGCAGGTGATGGAGCAGCGCTTGGATTGGTTTTCCTGGCAAAATGGGGAATATATTTCTCTGACACCTGATGAATCAGGAATTATCCGCAGCACAGTTTTTCCGGGTTTATGGCTGTCTGTTACCGCACTTTTAGCTGGGGATATGCTCCAAGTTATGGCTACTCTCCAAACCGGTATGGCTAGTAGCGAATATCAGCATTTTTTAGAGGATTTAAATAATTATCCTCCTTATTAA
- a CDS encoding glycosyltransferase family 10 domain-containing protein, with amino-acid sequence MSPKIAGMVSSYSALNPSPVDWLWHQTPHPFGVWGNVQMSAAAEKPDFLLMYQFDFPQAPKPLSWKDKLRGRKPAQSADIPSLLRGVPHERIIYLLREPPLEEIVAKNQANYEAAKPYCGYISGPDFNCPQPDYMPAIWYLSNSFRELNEMTPPEKVKSCSWITSGISRTANHRQRLDFLRLLQDRGLSFDLYGRDLPSWAVSAGRVGAKWHAMAPYYYNLSIENYADNDLYVSEKLWDALLAWCLPIYYGGPAADKLLPPGSFLRLPSLDEKGLSYIQEVIATPDAWHDAIGAIAEARQIILHKLNLLNWLSDYVKKLG; translated from the coding sequence ATGAGCCCAAAAATCGCGGGTATGGTCAGCAGCTACTCGGCCCTAAACCCCAGTCCGGTTGACTGGTTGTGGCATCAAACCCCCCATCCCTTCGGCGTTTGGGGTAATGTCCAGATGAGTGCAGCCGCCGAAAAGCCCGATTTTCTGCTTATGTACCAGTTTGATTTTCCCCAAGCTCCCAAACCTCTGTCTTGGAAAGATAAACTGAGGGGGAGAAAACCTGCTCAAAGTGCGGATATTCCCTCACTACTGCGCGGTGTGCCCCACGAGCGGATTATTTATTTGTTGCGGGAGCCACCTTTAGAAGAAATTGTGGCGAAAAACCAAGCTAACTATGAAGCGGCGAAACCTTACTGCGGCTATATCTCCGGGCCGGACTTTAATTGTCCCCAACCGGACTATATGCCTGCTATTTGGTATCTTTCTAACTCATTTCGCGAACTTAACGAGATGACGCCGCCGGAAAAGGTGAAATCTTGTAGTTGGATCACTTCTGGTATTAGTCGCACGGCGAACCACCGCCAGCGGCTGGATTTTTTGCGCCTGTTGCAGGATAGGGGTTTAAGTTTTGACCTTTATGGTAGAGATTTACCCAGTTGGGCGGTGTCGGCGGGTCGGGTGGGTGCCAAGTGGCACGCGATGGCTCCTTACTATTATAATTTATCTATAGAAAATTATGCCGATAATGATTTGTATGTGAGTGAGAAACTCTGGGATGCTTTGTTAGCTTGGTGTTTGCCGATTTATTATGGGGGACCGGCGGCGGATAAGTTGTTACCACCAGGAAGTTTTCTGCGCTTGCCCAGTTTGGACGAAAAGGGTTTATCATACATTCAGGAGGTAATTGCCACGCCGGATGCTTGGCATGACGCGATCGGGGCGATCGCCGAAGCCCGCCAGATTATCCTCCACAAACTAAATCTCCTCAACTGGCTGTCCGATTATGTAAAGAAATTGGGATAA
- a CDS encoding tetratricopeptide repeat protein, translating into MKKQTIIAVTLALMGGIAAITAPVARASLEFEIAQASTGSSQELRKLLREGREQVDAGNYAAALTLYEQAAALDGKNARIFSGIGYLQATQENYQAASEAYRKAVELEPENGDFQYALGFTLANLGDNPGAAAAYRRAIEINQENIDAYLGLGVVLLRQGDFDGAMRAYEVVTTRNPQQWQAYEYIGTALLDQGRSGEAIAALQKANQLAPNQISVQVKLGNAFLKQGNLNEAIAAFEKAAALEPRNAQIRLEIAKLLQVSNNIDGALTNYKQAAAIEPRNPQIHLQIAQILRQRQDIEGALTAYREVAGLAPEMLEPHLFIGEIYLQRQNYLEAIVSYREAIEIDPDNADAHYYLGMALQGRERHDEAKEVLEKALALYRQENNSEGVKKVEALLK; encoded by the coding sequence GTGAAAAAACAGACGATTATCGCCGTGACGCTAGCTCTGATGGGAGGTATAGCCGCCATCACTGCACCAGTTGCCAGAGCATCTTTGGAATTTGAAATTGCCCAAGCCAGCACTGGCTCTAGCCAGGAATTGCGGAAACTGCTGCGGGAAGGGCGGGAGCAGGTGGATGCGGGCAATTATGCGGCAGCTCTGACATTGTACGAGCAGGCGGCGGCTCTCGATGGCAAAAATGCCCGGATTTTCTCTGGTATTGGTTATTTGCAAGCTACCCAGGAAAACTACCAAGCGGCATCAGAAGCCTACCGCAAGGCGGTGGAGTTGGAGCCAGAAAATGGTGATTTTCAATATGCTTTGGGATTTACCCTCGCAAATTTGGGGGATAATCCAGGGGCCGCTGCTGCTTACCGCCGCGCCATAGAAATCAACCAAGAAAACATAGATGCTTATCTAGGGTTGGGGGTGGTACTGCTAAGGCAAGGCGATTTTGATGGGGCGATGCGGGCTTATGAGGTGGTGACGACGCGCAACCCCCAACAGTGGCAGGCTTATGAGTATATTGGGACGGCACTGTTGGATCAGGGGCGCAGTGGTGAGGCGATCGCTGCCCTCCAGAAAGCCAATCAATTGGCTCCCAACCAAATCAGCGTTCAGGTGAAACTGGGGAATGCTTTCCTGAAGCAGGGGAATTTGAATGAGGCGATCGCCGCTTTTGAAAAAGCCGCCGCCCTCGAACCCCGCAACGCCCAAATCCGCCTAGAAATCGCCAAACTACTCCAAGTTAGCAACAATATCGATGGCGCATTAACCAACTACAAACAAGCCGCCGCCATAGAACCACGCAATCCCCAAATCCACCTGCAAATTGCCCAAATTCTCCGCCAGCGTCAAGATATCGAAGGCGCATTAACCGCCTACAGAGAAGTGGCCGGATTAGCTCCCGAAATGCTCGAACCCCACTTATTTATCGGCGAAATTTACCTCCAGAGACAAAACTATCTCGAAGCCATTGTTTCCTATCGTGAAGCCATAGAAATCGACCCGGACAATGCCGACGCCCATTATTACTTAGGCATGGCTTTGCAAGGGCGAGAACGCCACGACGAAGCCAAGGAAGTTCTAGAAAAAGCCCTCGCCCTTTACCGCCAGGAAAACAACTCCGAAGGTGTGAAAAAAGTGGAAGCACTGCTCAAATAA
- a CDS encoding AarF/ABC1/UbiB kinase family protein: protein MSQQQLAQIRRYDPESIARYCGYRPWQVIGRALKILFSFAWLILGFKWDEWTNQVEPNRPKRATQLRELLTNLGPTFIKVGQALSTRPDLIRQDFLDELILLQDQLPPFDNAIALGIIEQELDRSIEEIYSQISPEPVAAASLGQVYKARLLTGEVVAVKVQRPNLKPVLTLDLYLMRLGAKFLGKWLPLNLGHDLTLIVDEFGIKLFEEIDYLNEGRNAEKFATNFSQNPQVKVPSIYWRYSSHRVLTLEWIDGYKLSGSHNLLSVGIDPQALIEIGVTSGLQQLLEFGFFHADPHPGNLFALSDGRMAYIDFGMMDQLDETTKENLVDAVVHLINKDYTELAQDFVNLGFLTPETDIKPIIPALEAVLGDIMGQRVQDFNFKTVTDRFSELMYEYPFRVPAKFALIIRSLVTQEGLALSVDPNFKIVDVAYPYVARRLLTGESESLRRRLLEVLFKNGKFQWSRLENMLSIARNDGNFDLLPTAQLGMQYLLSPEGEFVRRQILNALIEDDRLHAEEVKRLWDLVKEDIKPNQLLNAAIGALVEFSLEGAAALMPTVSPFAPFGNKLS from the coding sequence GTGAGTCAGCAACAACTAGCTCAGATTCGCCGTTACGATCCGGAAAGCATAGCGCGGTACTGCGGTTATCGTCCTTGGCAAGTCATCGGACGCGCCCTGAAAATCCTCTTCTCGTTTGCATGGTTAATCTTAGGATTTAAATGGGATGAATGGACGAACCAAGTGGAGCCAAACCGTCCCAAACGGGCAACCCAGTTGCGGGAACTCTTAACCAATCTCGGTCCGACGTTTATCAAAGTCGGTCAAGCTCTCTCCACTAGACCAGACTTGATTCGCCAAGACTTCCTAGACGAGCTGATTTTACTCCAAGACCAGCTCCCGCCTTTTGATAACGCGATCGCCTTGGGCATCATCGAGCAAGAGCTGGACCGCTCCATAGAAGAAATCTACAGCCAAATATCCCCAGAACCAGTAGCCGCAGCCAGTTTGGGGCAAGTTTACAAAGCCCGCCTGCTGACCGGCGAAGTCGTAGCAGTGAAAGTGCAGCGGCCCAACTTAAAACCAGTTCTCACCCTGGACCTGTACCTGATGCGACTGGGAGCCAAATTTCTCGGCAAATGGCTGCCCCTCAACTTAGGACATGACCTCACCCTAATTGTGGATGAATTCGGCATCAAATTATTTGAGGAAATCGATTACCTCAACGAGGGACGCAACGCCGAAAAATTTGCCACCAATTTCAGCCAAAACCCCCAAGTCAAAGTCCCCTCCATTTACTGGCGTTACAGTTCTCACCGGGTACTCACCCTAGAATGGATCGACGGCTATAAACTCAGTGGCAGCCATAACCTGCTTTCTGTAGGCATTGACCCCCAGGCTTTAATAGAAATTGGCGTCACCAGCGGCTTGCAGCAGTTGCTGGAATTTGGCTTTTTCCATGCTGACCCCCATCCCGGCAACTTATTTGCTCTCAGTGATGGCCGGATGGCTTACATTGATTTCGGGATGATGGACCAGTTGGATGAAACCACGAAAGAAAACTTGGTGGATGCGGTGGTCCACTTGATTAATAAAGATTACACCGAGCTGGCGCAGGATTTTGTCAACCTCGGTTTTCTGACGCCAGAAACGGATATCAAGCCCATCATCCCCGCCCTGGAAGCGGTTTTGGGCGATATTATGGGTCAGCGGGTACAGGATTTTAACTTCAAAACGGTTACGGACCGGTTCTCGGAGTTGATGTATGAGTATCCCTTCCGAGTTCCAGCCAAGTTTGCCCTGATTATCCGGTCTTTAGTGACTCAGGAAGGGTTGGCCCTGTCGGTGGACCCGAATTTTAAAATTGTCGATGTGGCTTATCCTTATGTGGCTCGCCGTTTGCTTACGGGTGAGTCGGAGTCTTTGCGGCGGCGGTTGTTAGAGGTGTTGTTTAAGAACGGCAAGTTTCAATGGTCCCGCCTGGAAAATATGCTGTCGATCGCCCGCAACGATGGCAACTTTGACCTCCTCCCCACGGCTCAACTGGGTATGCAATACCTACTCTCTCCTGAAGGGGAGTTCGTCCGCCGCCAGATCCTCAATGCTTTAATTGAGGACGATCGACTGCATGCCGAAGAAGTAAAACGGTTATGGGATTTGGTCAAAGAAGATATCAAACCTAACCAATTGCTCAACGCCGCGATCGGTGCTTTGGTAGAATTCTCCCTGGAGGGAGCCGCAGCTTTAATGCCCACCGTTTCTCCCTTCGCCCCTTTTGGCAACAAACTTTCCTAG
- a CDS encoding Glu/Leu/Phe/Val dehydrogenase has product MSESLFADASKRLARAMKYVSISDDALEYLKYPKASLTVSIPVRMDDGSLRIFQGYRVRYDDTRGPGKGGVRYHPNVSLDEVQSLAFWMTFKCAVLNLPFGGAKGGITVNPKELSKLELERLSRGYIDAIADFIGPDIDIPAPDVYTNPTIMGWYMNQYSIIRRQLTPAVVTGKPLSLGGSMGRDTATGTGAFFVIETMMAKFDCPPQQTTVAVQGFGNAGSVVAELLAKAGYKVVAVSDSQGGIYAKKGLDIPSIRRYKEANKGLQALYCEGSVCNIVEHEIITNEQLLALDVDVLVPAALENQITETNVDHIKAKYIFEVANGPITSAADRVLEAKGIYVIPDILANAGGVTVSYFEWVQNRSGMYWSLEEVNQQLKRKIVAETENIWKISQEHAIPMRTAAYAYALQRLGEALSAKGTRHYYAS; this is encoded by the coding sequence ATGTCAGAATCACTATTTGCTGACGCTAGCAAGCGACTAGCGCGAGCCATGAAATACGTGTCTATTTCTGATGATGCCTTGGAATATCTTAAATATCCCAAAGCCAGCTTAACTGTATCCATACCCGTGCGGATGGATGATGGCTCCTTGCGGATTTTCCAGGGATATCGGGTGCGATACGACGATACCAGGGGGCCGGGAAAAGGAGGTGTGCGCTACCATCCTAACGTCTCCCTGGATGAAGTGCAATCCTTGGCATTTTGGATGACATTTAAATGCGCAGTGTTAAACTTGCCGTTTGGCGGGGCAAAAGGTGGGATAACAGTTAATCCCAAAGAACTGTCCAAACTAGAACTAGAACGCCTCAGTCGGGGTTACATTGATGCGATCGCCGACTTCATCGGGCCCGACATCGATATCCCCGCTCCCGATGTCTATACCAACCCCACCATTATGGGTTGGTATATGAACCAATACAGCATTATTCGCCGCCAGCTTACCCCCGCCGTCGTCACCGGTAAACCCCTGTCCCTCGGAGGTAGCATGGGCCGCGACACCGCCACCGGGACCGGCGCTTTCTTCGTCATCGAAACCATGATGGCGAAATTCGACTGTCCCCCCCAACAAACCACCGTCGCCGTCCAAGGTTTTGGCAACGCCGGTTCAGTGGTAGCCGAACTCCTCGCCAAAGCCGGATATAAAGTAGTCGCCGTCAGCGACTCCCAAGGAGGCATATACGCCAAAAAAGGACTAGATATCCCCAGCATCCGCCGCTATAAAGAAGCTAATAAAGGTCTTCAAGCTCTCTACTGTGAAGGCAGCGTTTGCAACATTGTGGAGCATGAAATCATCACTAATGAGCAACTTTTGGCTCTGGATGTAGATGTGCTTGTCCCCGCTGCTCTGGAAAATCAAATTACTGAAACCAACGTTGATCACATCAAAGCGAAATATATCTTTGAAGTGGCCAACGGTCCGATAACCTCCGCAGCCGATCGGGTACTAGAAGCCAAAGGCATCTACGTGATTCCCGATATTCTCGCCAACGCAGGCGGTGTCACCGTCAGTTACTTTGAATGGGTACAAAACCGCAGCGGGATGTATTGGTCCTTGGAAGAAGTCAACCAGCAACTGAAGCGCAAAATTGTCGCTGAAACCGAAAACATCTGGAAAATCTCCCAAGAACACGCCATCCCCATGCGTACCGCCGCCTACGCCTACGCTTTACAGCGGCTCGGTGAAGCTCTCAGCGCTAAAGGCACCCGCCACTATTACGCCAGCTAA
- a CDS encoding YbjQ family protein yields the protein MILTTTDVIQGATVQSYLGVVTAEVVYGSNALRDFFAGIRDIIGGRTGSYEEVFRKGQQDALAELEQRARQMGADAVVGIEIDTGTINVDAKGALLLITATGTAIKLK from the coding sequence ATGATCCTGACTACTACTGATGTAATCCAAGGCGCTACCGTGCAATCCTACTTGGGGGTGGTGACGGCGGAGGTGGTTTACGGCAGTAATGCTCTGCGGGATTTCTTTGCCGGAATTCGGGATATCATCGGCGGTCGCACGGGCAGCTATGAGGAAGTTTTCAGAAAAGGCCAGCAAGACGCACTGGCGGAGCTAGAACAGCGAGCCCGCCAAATGGGCGCTGATGCGGTGGTGGGGATAGAAATCGATACTGGCACTATCAATGTGGATGCGAAAGGTGCCTTATTGCTGATTACTGCTACTGGGACGGCGATTAAATTGAAGTAA
- the glcD gene encoding glycolate oxidase subunit GlcD: MVIEAKAPTRNWKPIIAELELLLGKNGVVQRKEELFTYECDGLTSYRQRPGLVVLPRTTEEVAAVVKLCDRLQIPWVARGAGTGLSGGALPIEDCLLIVTALMRKILKIDLENRTVTVQPGVINNWVTQTVSGAGFYFAPDPSSQVICSIGGNVAENSGGVHCLKYGVTTNHVLGLKLVLPDGSIVNVGGTNSEMPGYDLTGIFVGSEGTLGIATEITLKILKVPEAICVLLADFTSIEAAGASVSDIISAGIIPGGMEIMDNLSINAVEDVVATGCYPRDATAILLVEVDGLQVEVDANKQRIAEICQKNGARNITTASDPEQRLKLWKGRKAAFAAAGHLSPDYYVQDGVIPRTQLSFVLSEIENLSQKYGYRIANVFHAGDGNLHPLILYDNSIAGALEQVEELGGEILKLCVKVGGSLSGEHGIGADKKCYMPDMFTETDLETMQWVRQAFNPKGLANPGKMFPTPRTCGEAANAKLANFPTAELF, from the coding sequence ATGGTGATAGAAGCAAAAGCGCCAACGCGCAACTGGAAGCCTATAATCGCGGAGTTGGAGCTACTCCTGGGTAAAAATGGGGTGGTACAGCGCAAAGAAGAGCTGTTCACCTATGAGTGTGATGGCTTGACTAGCTATCGTCAGCGTCCGGGGTTGGTGGTGTTACCTCGCACCACGGAGGAGGTGGCGGCGGTGGTGAAATTGTGCGATCGCCTGCAAATCCCCTGGGTGGCTCGGGGGGCGGGGACCGGACTTTCTGGGGGGGCACTGCCGATCGAAGATTGCCTCCTCATCGTCACCGCTTTAATGCGAAAAATCCTGAAAATCGACCTGGAAAACCGCACCGTCACCGTTCAACCAGGAGTCATCAACAACTGGGTGACACAAACCGTCAGCGGAGCTGGTTTTTACTTCGCCCCGGACCCATCCAGCCAGGTCATCTGCTCGATCGGCGGTAACGTCGCGGAAAACTCCGGCGGCGTCCACTGCCTCAAATACGGCGTCACCACCAACCACGTCCTCGGTTTAAAACTCGTCCTCCCCGACGGCTCGATCGTAAATGTGGGTGGCACAAATAGCGAAATGCCCGGTTATGACCTTACCGGTATTTTCGTCGGTAGCGAAGGCACCCTCGGTATCGCCACCGAAATCACCCTAAAAATCCTCAAAGTCCCCGAAGCCATCTGCGTCCTCCTCGCCGACTTCACCAGCATCGAAGCCGCCGGAGCCAGCGTCTCCGATATTATCAGTGCAGGCATCATCCCCGGCGGTATGGAAATCATGGACAACCTCAGCATCAACGCCGTCGAGGACGTAGTTGCCACCGGTTGCTACCCCCGCGACGCCACCGCCATCTTATTAGTAGAAGTAGATGGCCTACAAGTAGAAGTAGATGCCAACAAACAACGCATCGCCGAAATTTGCCAAAAAAATGGCGCTCGCAACATCACCACCGCCTCTGACCCGGAACAACGGCTCAAACTGTGGAAAGGACGCAAAGCCGCCTTTGCCGCCGCAGGCCATCTCAGTCCTGATTATTACGTCCAAGATGGAGTCATCCCCCGCACCCAACTATCTTTCGTCCTCTCCGAGATTGAAAACCTCTCCCAAAAATACGGCTACCGCATCGCCAACGTTTTCCATGCTGGCGATGGCAACCTCCATCCCCTAATTCTTTACGATAATTCCATCGCGGGCGCTTTGGAACAAGTAGAAGAACTCGGCGGGGAGATTCTCAAACTCTGCGTCAAAGTCGGGGGCAGTCTGTCTGGGGAACATGGTATCGGTGCCGATAAAAAGTGTTATATGCCCGATATGTTTACCGAGACCGACCTAGAAACCATGCAATGGGTGCGTCAGGCATTCAATCCCAAGGGTTTGGCAAATCCCGGCAAGATGTTCCCCACCCCCCGCACCTGTGGCGAAGCCGCCAACGCCAAACTGGCCAATTTCCCCACAGCCGAACTGTTTTGA